A single Chloracidobacterium sp. DNA region contains:
- a CDS encoding ABC transporter permease yields the protein MKRLYSFYYDAFWIASRSILEHKLRAFLTLIGIIIGVAAVVVVGASISGLNSYVSTQITKVLGSNHFMIARMAFSGRMADEEFERANRRNKKPTWDEYTYIKANCRNCSEVGAQMSGNADFNENGVEMPSVSINGVTSNFDLIEDKSIIEGRFISAIDESIAAKVCVIADDVRQKYFPNSSPIGKTIKLHGLPLTIVGLEDKRGELPGSSFNRSIYIPITLHRQIFGTTDNGLQIHGKGGTPETFDAAIDEVKLLLRNRRGLSGSDPDTFGLVNTKELGGQIDQFTNAIAAVVVPITMIILVVGGIVVMNIMLVSVTERTFEVGLRKALGATRKQILLQFLIESSVLCVVGGIIGLLLATLVTQLITLFAGITMTITILYVLLSVTVSSLIGVIAGLYPAWKAARLDPIVALTKN from the coding sequence ATGAAACGCCTTTATTCATTTTATTACGACGCTTTCTGGATCGCCTCCAGATCGATACTCGAGCACAAACTTCGAGCCTTTCTGACGCTGATCGGCATTATCATCGGTGTCGCGGCGGTCGTCGTTGTAGGCGCATCGATCAGCGGACTAAATTCATATGTTTCGACACAGATAACGAAAGTTCTCGGCAGCAATCACTTTATGATCGCTAGGATGGCATTCTCGGGACGAATGGCCGATGAGGAATTTGAACGAGCCAACCGCCGTAACAAAAAGCCGACCTGGGATGAGTACACATACATTAAAGCAAACTGCAGAAACTGCTCCGAGGTCGGAGCCCAGATGTCAGGTAACGCCGATTTTAACGAAAACGGCGTCGAAATGCCGTCGGTATCGATCAATGGCGTCACATCAAATTTTGACTTGATCGAGGATAAATCGATCATCGAGGGTAGGTTCATCTCCGCGATCGACGAATCGATCGCTGCGAAAGTGTGTGTGATCGCCGATGACGTGCGGCAAAAGTACTTTCCCAATTCGTCTCCGATCGGGAAAACGATCAAACTGCACGGTCTGCCACTCACGATCGTCGGCCTCGAGGACAAACGTGGCGAACTGCCCGGCAGTTCGTTTAACCGCTCCATTTACATCCCTATCACACTGCATCGCCAAATATTCGGCACGACAGACAACGGTTTGCAGATACACGGAAAGGGCGGAACGCCGGAAACATTCGACGCAGCGATCGATGAGGTAAAGCTTTTGCTCAGAAATCGCCGCGGACTTTCCGGCAGCGACCCGGACACATTTGGCCTGGTCAATACTAAGGAACTTGGTGGTCAGATCGATCAATTTACCAATGCGATCGCCGCTGTTGTTGTTCCGATCACGATGATCATTTTGGTCGTCGGCGGCATCGTGGTGATGAATATTATGCTCGTGTCCGTCACCGAACGTACGTTTGAGGTCGGATTGCGAAAGGCTCTCGGTGCGACCCGAAAGCAGATACTACTTCAGTTCCTTATCGAATCGTCAGTTCTGTGTGTGGTCGGCGGTATCATCGGCCTGCTGCTCGCCACGCTTGTGACGCAACTAATCACGCTGTTTGCGGGCATAACTATGACCATTACGATCCTATATGTGCTCTTGTCCGTTACCGTTTCGAGTTTGATAGGTGTCATTGCGGGTCTGTATCCCGCATGGAAAGCCGCACGACTCGATCCGATCGTCGCATTGACCAAAAACTAG
- a CDS encoding ABC transporter permease encodes MSLSTSLPREVMKMALDSIYSHKFRSFLTILGIVVGVITAIVVASILTGVRSSIVAIVEEYGTNNIYAFHLSTGFGPRSRDERNRKPLTDEDVRAIQTQSSSIRDVSLVAPSIGSFDGGFDDNLVYEGKNYRWALTDGVEPNYAEMTNIIVKHGRFITESDNYQRRNVLVVGIDTVEALFPGKENEVVGKVVRMNGTTWEIIGVLEKRKAGFFGENEEDRKVMMPYRTARKVAPSREELRPVIQAKSGQLNDAVAEVEGILRQRREVKFGEPNNFDIKTADNFIAQFDGIIGGVGIAAIAISCLGLLVGGIGVMNIMLVSVTERTKEIGIRKAIGATKNAIVLQFLLEAMTLTFFGGVVGVATAIGISNLIMLLVPSMPAQVPLWAIIAGLGTSVGVGLIFGVLPARKASRLDPIECLRYE; translated from the coding sequence ATGAGCCTTTCAACATCATTGCCACGCGAGGTTATGAAAATGGCATTGGACTCGATCTATAGTCACAAGTTCCGATCGTTTCTCACGATCCTCGGTATCGTTGTAGGTGTCATCACTGCCATAGTTGTTGCTTCGATTCTTACGGGCGTACGAAGTTCCATAGTTGCGATCGTTGAGGAATACGGCACAAACAATATTTACGCCTTTCACCTTTCGACAGGCTTTGGCCCACGAAGCCGCGATGAACGAAATCGAAAACCGCTGACCGACGAAGATGTAAGAGCTATTCAGACTCAGTCGAGCTCGATCAGAGACGTTTCGCTAGTCGCTCCCAGTATCGGTTCATTTGACGGCGGTTTCGATGACAACCTTGTTTACGAAGGTAAGAACTATCGATGGGCACTCACCGATGGCGTCGAACCCAATTACGCCGAAATGACCAATATTATTGTCAAACACGGACGTTTTATTACCGAATCGGACAACTACCAACGGCGAAACGTCTTGGTGGTCGGCATTGATACCGTTGAGGCTCTATTTCCTGGTAAGGAGAACGAGGTTGTGGGAAAGGTCGTGCGAATGAACGGAACGACCTGGGAGATCATCGGCGTTCTTGAAAAACGAAAGGCAGGTTTTTTTGGTGAGAACGAAGAGGACCGAAAGGTTATGATGCCGTATCGTACCGCCCGTAAAGTGGCTCCGTCACGCGAAGAACTCCGGCCCGTCATTCAGGCCAAATCCGGCCAATTAAATGATGCGGTCGCCGAAGTCGAAGGGATACTCAGACAGCGACGCGAGGTCAAATTTGGTGAGCCAAACAACTTTGACATCAAGACGGCCGACAACTTTATCGCCCAATTTGACGGTATCATCGGCGGCGTGGGGATCGCCGCGATCGCAATTTCGTGCCTCGGACTATTGGTGGGCGGCATCGGTGTGATGAACATTATGCTCGTTTCGGTAACCGAGCGAACCAAGGAGATCGGAATCCGAAAAGCGATCGGCGCAACCAAAAATGCGATCGTCCTCCAGTTTTTGCTCGAAGCAATGACGCTTACATTTTTCGGCGGGGTGGTCGGCGTTGCAACGGCTATTGGTATAAGCAATCTGATAATGCTTCTGGTCCCGAGTATGCCGGCCCAAGTGCCGCTATGGGCGATCATTGCCGGACTCGGAACGTCTGTCGGTGTCGGACTGATATTTGGCGTTCTACCCGCACGCAAAGCTTCGCGGCTCGATCCGATCGAGTGTTTGCGATACGAATAG